Proteins found in one Camelus bactrianus isolate YW-2024 breed Bactrian camel chromosome 5, ASM4877302v1, whole genome shotgun sequence genomic segment:
- the RND3 gene encoding rho-related GTP-binding protein RhoE, with protein MKERRASQKLSSKSIMDPNQNVKCKIVVVGDSQCGKTALLHVFAKDCFPENYVPTVFENYTASFEIDTQRIELSLWDTSGSPYYDNVRPLSYPDSDAVLICFDISRPETLDSVLKKWKGEIQEFCPNTKMLLVGCKSDLRTDVSTLVELSNHRQTPVSYDQGANMAKQIGAATYIECSALQSENSVRDIFHVATLACVNKTNKNVKRNKSQRATKRISHMPSRPELSAVATDLRKDKAKSCTVM; from the exons ATGAAGGAGAGAAGAGCCAGCCAGAAATTATCCAGTAAATCTATCATGGATCCTAATCAGAACGTGAAATGCAAGATAGTAGTGGTGGGAGACAGTCAGTGTGGGAAAACCGCGCTGCTGCACGTCTTCGCCAAAGACTGCTTCCCCGAG AATTATGTTCCTACGGTGTTTGAGAATTACACGGCCAGTTTTGAAATCGACACACAAAGAATAGAGTTGAGCCTGTGGGACACTTCGG GTTCTCCTTACTATGACAACGTCCGGCCCCTCTCCTACCCAGACTCGGATGCCGTGCTGATTTGCTTTGACATCAGTAGACCAGAGACTCTGGACAGTGTCCTAAAAAAG TGGAAAGGTGAAATCCAGGAGTTTTGTCCCAACACCAAAATGCTCTTGGTCGGGTGCAAATCTGATCTTCGGACAGATGTCAGTACTTTGGTAGAGCTCTCAAACCACCGGCAGACGCCGGTGTCCTATGACCAG GGGGCAAATATGGCCAAACAGATCGGAGCAGCGACTTATATCGAATGCTCAGCTTTACAGTCAGAAAATAGCGTCAGAGACATTTTTCACGTTGCCACCTTGGCATGTGTAAACAAGACAAATAAAAACGTTAAGCGGAACAAATCGCAGAGGGCGACAAAGCGGATTTCACACATGCCCAGCAGACCAGAACTCTCGGCAGTTGCTACAGACTTACGGAAGGACAAAGCCAAGAGTTGCACTGTGATGTGA